CGAGTCGACGTAGCTGCTGATCACCACGGGCGCGTCGAGGCCGGCGCGCAGAAGCTGGCGAAGCGGCACGTCCTCCCAACCGAGCGACCCGCTGTGGCGCACGACGCCGGAATGATCGACGATTCCCGTAACCGCCACGCCAACCCCGAGGAGTTCGGCCATGGGTCGGCTCGCCGCGACTTTCACGACGCCGCGCGCGATGGCGGCGGTCGCCCTCGCCGGATCCGTCGAATCGAGAGTCTCGCGGTGCGTGTCCACAACATCGCCACCGAGGTCGACCAGCACGACTACCGCTTCGGATGCCGCGAGTCGAACCCCGGCGGCGAACACGGCGTTGCGGCCGAGGCGGAGCAGACGCGCCGGGCGTCCGCCCGTCCCCCGCCTGACGTCGGCCTCGGTGGTCTCCGTGAGCAGACCTGATTGCAGGAGTTGGTGGGTGATGCCGGTCACTGTGGCCGGGCTGAGTCCGGTAGCGGCGGCAATCACCGCGCGCGCGACGGGTTCCTGTGCGCGTACGACGTCGAGCACCAGCGCCACATTGATCTCGCGAATCAGGGCCTTGCTGCCGGCGCGGAGCTTCATAGCCTGCCCCTGATTGCGCATGTCGACATCGAGACCCCATTCTTCGAGTCCACCTCGCGCGGCGTTGGCGTGGGCAACGTCCATTCTAGTGTTTGGTCACCGACCAAACCGGGGTGACGTCCGAGTCTGCTCATCATGTC
This Jiangella alba DNA region includes the following protein-coding sequences:
- a CDS encoding ROK family protein, producing MDVAHANAARGGLEEWGLDVDMRNQGQAMKLRAGSKALIREINVALVLDVVRAQEPVARAVIAAATGLSPATVTGITHQLLQSGLLTETTEADVRRGTGGRPARLLRLGRNAVFAAGVRLAASEAVVVLVDLGGDVVDTHRETLDSTDPARATAAIARGVVKVAASRPMAELLGVGVAVTGIVDHSGVVRHSGSLGWEDVPLRQLLRAGLDAPVVISSYVDSLASGELLFDARLEARDVIVFSVGASLGASVVVQGRIHRGFDGAAGGFAHWRASSASGDRRPCHCGAVDCIETWSSGWGIEREFERLGMTAATAPAEVRHDVYAAAADRLGVAMANACKMFGPERVLVTFTSEADREMLAEHTERVFAEEFAHEIAPAPAFDLTSAEDAAIGRGVACVVLGQMFRADLSLDSAFEPRQAAR